One stretch of Juglans microcarpa x Juglans regia isolate MS1-56 chromosome 3D, Jm3101_v1.0, whole genome shotgun sequence DNA includes these proteins:
- the LOC121255466 gene encoding GATA transcription factor 24-like, which yields MPESNRQASMFNSGAMTNNIESQIEDEDEDVAGGEESIDNPQIRFEDGAVAVTFNGGVQEVTPNTIYVPSSDYPPVAGNGGADQLTLSFQGEVYVFDAVSPDKVQAVLLLLGGYEIPSGIPAMGTVPLNQRGMNDFPGRSIQPQRAASLSRFREKRKERCFDKKIRYSVRKEVALRMQRKKGQFTSSKAISDEAGSDSSVYGATQGPGQDDSMQETSCTHCGISSKSTPMMRRGPTGPRTLCNACGLKWANKGVLRDLSKVSTMGIQDPSLKATEQGDGDASESDAVTPVAEIVSTANGDNSAVTAER from the exons ATGCCGGAATCGAATCGCCAAGCTTCGATGTTCAATTCAGGAGCAATGACCAATAATATTGAGAGTCAAATTGAGGATGAAGACGAAGATGTTGCGGGCGGCGAGGAGTCCATCGACAACCCTCAGATCCGATTTGAAGATGGCGCCGTAGCTGTGACGTTTAACGGTGGCGTCCAGGAGGTCACTCCCAATACTATCTACGTTCCCAGCTCTGATTATCCTCCGGTGGCCGGTAACGGAGGCGCTGACCAGCTCACGCTTTCGTTCCAGGGTGAGGTTTACGTGTTCGATGCGGTCTCTCCGGATAAG GTGCAGGCAGTGTTGTTACTTTTGGGTGGATATGAAATCCCTTCTGGCATCCCTGCTATGGGAACAGTCCCTCTTAATCAAAGG GGCATGAACGACTTTCCTGGGAGGTCAATTCAACCACAGAGAGCTGCTTCTTTAAGTCGATTCcgggagaagagaaaagagcgATGCTTTGATAAGAAAATCCGTTACAGTGTGCGGAAAGAAGTTGCACTCAG GATGCAGCGTAAGAAGGGTCAGTTTACATCATCCAAGGCCATATCTGATGAAGCAGGATCAGATTCTTCAGTTTATGGTGCAACACAGGGTCCTGGACAAGATGATAGCATGCAGGAGACTTC ATGTACACATTGTGGAATCAGTTCAAAGTCCACTCCAATGATGCGTAGAGGGCCAACTGGTCCAAGGACTTTGTGTAATGCATGCGGGCTCAAGTGGGCCAACAAG GGAGTTTTACGAGATCTTTCCAAGGTTTCAACTATGGGTATCCAGGATCCTTCTTTGAAGGCAACTGAACAG GGTGATGGTGACGCTAGTGAGTCAGATGCTGTAACTCCGGTTGCAGAGATTGTCTCCACTGCTAATGGCGATAACTCAGCTGTAACTGCAGAAAGATGA
- the LOC121255517 gene encoding costars family protein — MNVEEEVERLKEEIKRLGKVQDDGSYKVTFGILFNDDRCANIFEALVGTLRAAKKRKVLTYDGELLLQGVHDNVEITLKPTPAAVAAATVATDAAVGS; from the exons ATGAAcgtagaagaagaagttgagcGTCTCAAAGAAGAAATCAAGAGGCTTGGCAAGGTCCAAGACGATGGTTCTTACAAG GTCACATTTGGCATCCTATTCAATGATGATAGGTGTGCAAACATATTCGAAGCACTGGTTGGGACACTCCGAGCAGCAAAGAAGCGGAAAGTTTTGACATATGATGGCGAGCTGCTGCTGCAAGGAGTCCATGACAATGTAGAAATCACACTCAAACCCACGCCAGCTGCTGTGGCAGCGGCCACAGTGGCAACTGATGCAGCTGTCGGGAGTTGA
- the LOC121255373 gene encoding LOW QUALITY PROTEIN: KH domain-containing protein HEN4 (The sequence of the model RefSeq protein was modified relative to this genomic sequence to represent the inferred CDS: inserted 1 base in 1 codon): MGSTYLSPPVKRSNSTLYASTAAYMYDPSPANGASKRSKHPPPPLSXPPGHVAFRLLCHASRIGGVIGKSGNVIKTLQQSTGSKIRIEEAPNESPERVILVVAPGALTTNITLKNCSGSGEEKVSLNSDGVVEVSKAQEALMKVFERILEVAAESDGVEVGVGVVSCRLLVEATQVGSVIGKGGKVVEKIRKESGCKIRILTDKLPACAAPSDEMIEIEGNVLAVKKALVAVSRRLQDCLPVDKTRMIGSKPVEAVPHETLSDLHLDHLSQRNSGPHSMPYSSMNYASGVHPVSIEVERASTLETKTQLQDVIFKMLCSTDRVGGVIGKGGAIIRALQSETGANISIGASIVECDERLVTITASENPDSRYSPAQKAVVLVFSRSIEGIEKGQDSVSTKGSPVTVRLVVPSNQVGCLLGKGGAIISEMRKVTGAGIRIIGGEQVPKCVSENDQVVQISGEFSNVQDALYNVTGRLRDNIFSSTQNNVGARSSSSVLSDTSPYGRLRDPVPIGSHPSVCVSHGLSRHASLTQCTDPSVGVSHSLSRHTTLSQSIDHLGSSHGLDLPPSPRLWASQLAVGVNPSNTDSGIGFTSLKGGLELGSRNKSAIVTNTTVEIIVPDNVISSVYGDNGSNLARLRQISGAKVIVHDPLSGSSDRIVVISGTPDETQAAQSLLHAFILTGSSR; encoded by the exons ATGGGCAGCACTTATCTCTCTCCACCAGTAAAGCGTTCGAATTCGACACTCTACGCATCCACCGCGGCTTACATGTACGACCCGAGCCCCGCAAATGGGGCCTCAAAGCGTTCCAAGCACCCACCCCCTCCACTCT ACCCCCCGGGCCACGTGGCATTCCGCCTCCTCTGCCACGCCTCGCGCATCGGCGGTGTCATCGGAAAGTCTGGCAACGTCATCAAGACCCTCCAGCAGTCCACCGGTTCTAAGATCCGGATCGAGGAGGCCCCAAATGAGTCCCCCGAACGGGTCATTCTCGTCGTTGCCCCCGGAGCCCTCACCACCAACATCACTCTAAAGAACTGCAGCGGCTCCGGCGAAGAAAAAGTATCCCTGAATTCCGACGGTGTTGTTGAGGTGTCGAAGGCGCAAGAGGCGCTGATGAAGGTGTTCGAGAGAATACTGGAGGTGGCGGCCGAGAGCGACGGCGTGGAGGTTGGGGTCGGGGTCGTATCGTGCCGGCTTCTGGTGGAGGCGACGCAGGTGGGGTCCGTGATAGGGAAGGGAGGGAAGGTCGTGGAGAAGATCAGGAAAGAGAGTGGCTGCAAGATTAGGATTTTGACCGACAAGTTGCCTGCCTGTGCTGCCCCGTCCGACGAGATGATCGAG ATAGAAGGGAATGTTTTGGCTGTAAAGAAAGCGCTTGTTGCTGTGTCCCGCCGTCTTCAAGATTGCCTGCCAGTTGACAAGACAAGGATGATTGGAAGCAAACCTGTAGAAGCAGTTCCCCATGAGACCTTATCTGACCTCCATTTAGATCATCTTTCACAGAGAAATTCAGGGCCACACAGTATGCCATACAGCTCTATGAATTATGCTTCAGGAGTTCATCCGGTGTCAATAGAGGTCGAGAGGGCTtctactttggaaacaaaaacaCAGCTGCAGGATGTTATTTTTAAGATGCTTTGTTCCACTGATAGGGTTGGAGGCGTAATTGGAAAAGGGGGTGCCATTATCAGGGCTCTTCAAAGTGAGACAGGTGCTAATATAAGTATTGGAGCTTCTATAGTTGAGTGTGATGAACGATTAGTTACCATTACTGCATCAGAG AATCCTGATTCACGATACTCACCAGCACAAAAGGCGGTGGTTCTTGTTTTCTCTAGGTCTATAGAGGGTATTGAGAAGGGCCAAGATTCTGTCTCAACTAAGGGGTCACCTGTTACTGTGCGGCTTGTAGTCCCCTCAAACCAAGTTGGTTGTTTGTTGGGAAAAGGAGGTGCAATAATTTCAGAGATGCGGAAGGTTACAGGTGCTGGCATTCGAATAATTGGAGGTGAACAGGTGCCAAAGTGTGTGTCAGAGAATGATCAAGTGGTGCAG ATTTCAGGAGAGTTTTCAAATGTGCAAGACGCATTGTATAATGTAACTGGTAGACTGCGTGATAACATTTTCTCCAGCACCCAGAACAATGTTGGAGCAAGGAGCAGTTCCTCTGTGTTGTCCGACACCAGCCCCTATGGAAGACTCAGAGATCCTGTGCCTATTGGAAGTCATCCATCAGTTTGTGTCTCTCATGGTCTCAGTCGACATGCTTCTCTAACTCAATGTACAGATCCATCAGTAGGTGTTTCCCATAGTCTCAGTCGACATACTACTTTAAGTCAAAGTATAGATCATCTTGGAAGTTCCCATGGTTTAGATCTTCCTCCTTCACCAAGGTTATGGGCATCACAG TTAGCAGTTGGAGTAAATCCAAGCAATACAGATTCTGGCATAGGATTTACTTCTCTCAAAGGTGGCTTAGAACTTGGCAG CAGAAACAAATCTGCCATTGTGACAAACACGACTGTAGAGATCATAGTTCCTGATAATGTAATTAGCTCTGTATATGGGGATAATGGTAGCAATCTGGCTCGTTTGAGACAG ATATCAGGCGCTAAGGTCATAGTGCATGATCCTCTCTCTGGATCAAGTGACAGGATTGTTGTCATATCCGGGACACCCGATGAAACGCAGGCAGCTCAGAGTCTCCTCCATGCATTCATTCTCACTGGATCATCACGATGA
- the LOC121255429 gene encoding fructose-1,6-bisphosphatase, cytosolic → MQTPRITLYSAQVLPPKYRYILPKLHNFPPKGHLFPQSLFCSKRRMASLGGSGFVVRSQVVDGSSIGVDNGICTLNEYVGKGGIDVGDDLVVLLDHIQYACKRIAALVASPFNSSLGKQTSLAGISGSGRDAPKPLDIVSNEIILSSLRNSGKVAVMASEEDDAPIWLTDGGPFVVVTDPLDGSRNIDASIPTGTIFGIYNRLVELDDLPKEEKALLNSLQTGARLVAAGYVLYSSATILCASFGSGTHAFTLDHSTGDFILTHPSIKIPSRGQIYSVNDARYFDWPEGLRRYIDTMRQGKGRYPKKYSARYICSLVADLHRTLMYGGVAMNPRDHLRIVYEGNPLSFLVEQAGGRGSDGKNRILSMQPVKLHQRLPLFLGSLEDMEELESYGDVQQKVNPGYEV, encoded by the exons ATGCAAACACCCAGAATAACTTTATACTCAGCACAGGTCCTCCCGCCAAAATATCGCTATATCCTGCCAAAGTTGCATAATTTCCCACCCAAAGGTCACCTTTTTCCACAGAGCCTCTTCTGTAGCAAACGAAGAATGGCTTCTCTTGGTGGATCTGGTTTTGTTGTCAGGTCACAGGTGGTGGATGGTTCTTCAATTGGTGTTGATAATGGTATCTGTACTTTAAATGAGTATGTGGGTAAGGGTGGAATCGATGTGGGAGATGATCTTGTGGTCTTGCTTGATCACATTCAGTATGCTTGCAAGAGAATTGCAGCTCTGGTGGCCTCTCCTTTCAATTCCAGTCTTGGGAAACAGACCAGTCTTGCCGGTATAAGTGGCTCCGGCAGGGATGCTCCAAAGCCGCTTGACATCGTCTCT AATGAAATCATCTTGTCGTCTCTTCGCAATTCTGGAAAAGTTGCAGTCATGGCTTCAGAGGAAGATGATGCTCCAATCTGGTTAACTGATGGTGGGCCATTTGTGGTGGTAACAGACCCCCTTGATGGTTCTCGGAATATTGACGCATCCATTCCAACTGGAACAATTTTCGGAATTTACAACCGTCTTGTGGAGCTGGATGATCTACCCAAGGAGGAGAAGGCGTTGCTGAATTCGCTCCAAACTGGAGCGAGGCTTGTAGCTGCTGGCTATGTTCTGTATTCATCAGCTACAATACTCTGTGCCAGCTTTGGCTCAGGGACACATGCATTTACTTTGGATCATTCAACAGGAGATTTCATTCTCACACATCCAAGCATTAAAATTCCTTCTCGAG GACAAATCTATTCGGTGAATGATGCACGATATTTCGACTGGCCTGAAGGGTTAAGGCGATACATCGACACCATGAGACAAGGAAAAGGCAGATACCCCAAGAAGTACTCAGCCCGTTATATATGTTCTCTTGTAGCTGATCTCCATCGGACTCTCATGTATGGAGGGGTGGCAATGAATCCCAGGGACCATCTTCGTATAGTTTATGAGGGAAACCCTCTTAGTTTTCTTGTGGAGCAAGCAGGGGGCAGAGGATCTGATGGTAAAAACAGGATTCTTTCAATGCAACCAGTTAAGCTGCATCAAAGACTTCCTCTGTTTCTTGGAAGTCTGGAAGACATGGAAGAGTTGGAGAGTTATGGAGATGTTCAACAGAAAGTAAATCCTGGCTATGAAGTTTGA